CTGAGCGTTCTCGATGGCGATCGACAGCGCCTCCAGAGTCAGGAGGCGTAATGCTGCGTCCGCGCGCGACGTCAAATGACGCCGTCAGTCTTTAACCGGGAAAGCTGCTCACTGGACAGCCCGAGCAACGTCTGGAGCACGTCGTCCGTGCCTTCCCCCAGTCGAGGCGGCGCGCTTCGTACCGGCAAGCGCGCGCCGTCGAAGCGCCAGGGCGGAACGAGGACTTGCGTGCTGCCAACCTCCGGATGCGGATGCGTCGTCACGAGTCCGGCATCCCTTGCGCGCTTCGAGGTCAGCGCTTCGTGGAGCCCGAGAACTTCACCGCATGGAATGCCGGCCTGCGTCAGACGATCGAGCAGACTACGGCGCTCTCTCCGTCCGATCTCGCGATCGATTTCAGGCACCAGCACCGCCCGATTCGCGGCGCGGCCGATATTGGTCTTGAAGCGATCGTCCTCAGCAAGATCGGGCCGTTCGATCACGTCGCGGCAAAAGCGCTCAAACTGGTTATTGTTGCCGACCGTGATGACGAGCGACCCGTCCGCGGCATCGAACACACCGTAAGGCACGATTGAAGGATGCGCGTTTCCGTAACGCGGCGTGTCCTCGCCCGAGATCAGCGCTTCCATCCCGCAATACGAGGTGATCATCAATCCGCAATCGAACAGCGCCATTTCAATGTGGTGTCCCCCGCCGGTTCGTTGACGCTCGAAGAGCGCCGCCAGAATGGCCTGGGCCGAGTACATCCCGGTGAACATGTCGACTGCGGCAATCCCGAACTTCAACGGGGGCTGTTTGGCCTCGCCGTTGAGCGCCATCAGCCCGGCCTCGCCCTGAACCACCAGATCGTAGCCGGGACGTGCGGCTTCCGGTCCCGTGCGGTCGTAGCCGGAAATTGAGCAGTAGATCAGATCCTCGTGGTTCTGCTTCAGTTGCTCGTATCCGAGACCCAGCTTCTCCATCCCGCCGAACTTGAAGTTCTGGATCACGACGTCGCTCTTCTGAGCCAGATCCCGGGCGATCTGCTGGCCTTCGGCGGTTTGCAGGTCGACGCTCACGGAGCGCTTGTTGCGGTTGACGCTATTGAAATAGGCCGTCTCGGTCGATCCGATGCGCAAGCCCCAATCGCGCGTGTCGTCGCCGCGTTTCGGGTGCTCGACCTTGATGACTTCGGCGCCGAGGTCGCCCAGCACCATGCCGCACCACGGGCCCGCCAGCACGCGGGAAAGATCGAGCACGCGCACGCCCGCGAGCGGCAGCGATGGATTCAGGTTTGACATAGCAAGTCCGTATTTGCAGGAGTTTCTGGCTCACCCGGCGTAAGCGATGTAGCTGGCCCATCAAGGTGGACCACCCAGAACATGGACATCAGAAAACGTTCAGCCGATGAGATTTGCCACGTCGGCAGCACGCTCAGCCGCGTCGCGCTTCCGCGATGTGACACCACCGGCCAATTAGGTACACCGTGAAGGGCAGAACTGCTGCGAGCGGAAGCAAGCGCAACGCGCCTTGAAGACCCACCGCGTCCGCTACTACACCGGTGAAAAAGGGACCAGCCGCGAGGCCTAATATATTGTTGAACAGCGTCAGCGTGGCAAATGCCGAGCCATGGATAGCTGGCGGTGTGGCCCCAGCAATAATCGCGCTACACGTGCCGAACGAACTGGCAAGGAAAAACA
Above is a genomic segment from Paraburkholderia aromaticivorans containing:
- a CDS encoding CaiB/BaiF CoA transferase family protein, giving the protein MSNLNPSLPLAGVRVLDLSRVLAGPWCGMVLGDLGAEVIKVEHPKRGDDTRDWGLRIGSTETAYFNSVNRNKRSVSVDLQTAEGQQIARDLAQKSDVVIQNFKFGGMEKLGLGYEQLKQNHEDLIYCSISGYDRTGPEAARPGYDLVVQGEAGLMALNGEAKQPPLKFGIAAVDMFTGMYSAQAILAALFERQRTGGGHHIEMALFDCGLMITSYCGMEALISGEDTPRYGNAHPSIVPYGVFDAADGSLVITVGNNNQFERFCRDVIERPDLAEDDRFKTNIGRAANRAVLVPEIDREIGRRERRSLLDRLTQAGIPCGEVLGLHEALTSKRARDAGLVTTHPHPEVGSTQVLVPPWRFDGARLPVRSAPPRLGEGTDDVLQTLLGLSSEQLSRLKTDGVI